From a single Maylandia zebra isolate NMK-2024a linkage group LG3, Mzebra_GT3a, whole genome shotgun sequence genomic region:
- the usp12b gene encoding ubiquitin carboxyl-terminal hydrolase 12, with translation MEILMTVRKIASICTMGANASALEKEIGPEQFPVNEHYFGLVNFGNTCYCNSVLQALYFCRPFREKVLAYKVQPRRKESLLTCLADLFNSIATQKKKVGVIPPKKFISRLRKENELFDNYMQQDAHEFLNYLLNTIADLLQEEKSQERQQNGKLVQNGGGGVGGGGVGGGSSESGGGGGEVEGGKETQQTWVHEIFQGTLTNETRCLNCEAVSSKDEDFLDLSVDVEQNTSITHCLRGFSNTETLCSEYKYYCEQCRSKQEAQKRMRVKKLPMILALHLKRFKYMDQLHRYTKLSYRVVFPLELRLFNTSGDATNPDRLYDLVAVVVHCGSGPNRGHYITIVKSHGFWLLFDDDIVEKIDAQAIEEFYGLTSDISKNSESGYILFYQSRD, from the exons ATGGAAATACTGATGACAGTCCGAAAGATCGCCTCGATTTGTACGATG GGCGCCAATGCCTCTGCCTTGGAAAAGGAGATTGGACCGGAACAGTTTCCCGTAAATGAACACTACTTTGGCTTGGTTAAT tTTGGAAACACCTGCTACTGTAACTCGGTGCTGCAGGCTCTGTACTTCTGTCGACCGTTCAGGGAGAAGGTGCTGGCGTACAAG GTGCAGCCTCGCCGTAAAGAGTCCCTGCTCACCTGCTTGGCTGACCTGTTCAACAGCATCgccacacagaagaagaaagtcGGCGTTATCCCGCCCAAGAAATTCATCTCACGGCTGAGAAAGGAAAATG agctgtttgacaactacatGCAGCAGGACGCCCACGAATTCCTCAACTACCTTCTCAACACCATCGCTGACCTTCTCCAGGAGGAGAAGAGCCAGGAGCGGCAGCAGAACGGAAAACTGGTTCAGAATGGAGGTGGAGGagtgggaggagggggagtaGGAGGAGGCAGTAGCGAatcaggaggaggaggtggagaagtGGAAGGAGGGAAGGAGACGCAGCAGACCTGGGTGCACGAGATCTTCCAAGGAACGCTGACCAACGAGACGCGCTGCCTCAACTGTGAAGCT GTGAGCAGCAAAGACGAGGACTTCCTGGATCTGTCTGTGGATGTGGAGCAGAACACGTCGATCACGCACTGTCTCAG GGGCTTCAGTAACACAGAGACATTATGCAGTGAATACAAGTATTATTGCGAGCAGTGTCGCAGCAAACAGGAAGCCCAGAAAAG GATGAGGGTAAAGAAGCTACCCATGATCCTCGCCCTCCACCTAAAGCGCTTTAAATACATGGACCAGCTGCACCGCTACACCAAACTGTCCTATCGCGTTGTCTTCCCCCTGGAGCTCCGCCTCTTCAACACGTCCGGGGACGCAACCAACCCGGATCGTTTGTACGACCTGGTGGCTGTCGTCGTGCACTGTGGCAG CGGTCCAAACCGCGGACACTACATCACCATCGTCAAGAGCCACGGCTTCTGGCTGCTGTTTGACGACGACATCGTAGAG AAAATTGACGCGCAGGCGATCGAAGAGTTCTACGGTCTGACCTCGGACATTTCCAAGAACTCTGAGTCAGGATACATCCTGTTCTACCAGTCGAGAGACTGA